One genomic segment of Ignavibacteriota bacterium includes these proteins:
- a CDS encoding TonB-dependent receptor, producing the protein MKKLTFFKNSLFLLMVIPTFLYSNGKLKGIVSDSLSNETLVGANIILDGTSLGAATDIEGQYYITSIPAGIYKLKCSYIGYEPKEISITIIDDKTLEINFSLIYMSVEGEQVVVTAQALGQAAAINQQLTSNTIVNVISEQKIKELPDANAAEALGRLPGVSIVRSGGEASKIVLRGLNQNLTTITLDGIKLSPTDADSRGIDLSTISQGSLSGIVLSKAITSDMEAEAIAGNVNFVTKTAPEIREIQVDAFGSYGSIDDTYNQYNFLGRYGERFFDNLLGVQAFGNLEKRNRSSENYGIGYDFYNNRSTYQIQNFSLTYTPETRKRFGGKILLDFRTPDNGIIKLNADYNRTERRFSTISRNYPVTGADVGYDFFGADINTDIKNISLQGQNNLFNWQINWNFSFSESNSETPYSNTMHLNEVNSSSNGVPISGMEFVPNDLRQTTSYEDLIPFAINNFGLAYFNRTEARTSENLDNEKTFFVDLKNDYNFLDMSGEVKFGVKYRSKYHKRNSTLTQARYYLGLGFYNSILLPDGTYKQKELSKYGYDNLQMLSGLILLPNFINDKTRDIYGKYLLNPMIDVERARAWYEMNINGINPITHVHEYIPDHSEDGTNYNLNEDVASGYLMNTLNFGTIATLITGLRIESDNNTYNALYSPYILTEWSTFTDTTKNHAEAILLPNIHLILKPTDYLNVRFAAFRGLERPNFNFRLPTYVIGNQGSAFDDKAFVILGNTNLKNAEAWNFEVNTQLFSNTIGLFSVSAFYKKIKNEVHQLWHTPIINKATSDSLGIKFINDTPPFSGSPYSLIYPYNSSKPTSVWGFEVEHQANLRYLPGLLSNIVLSYNFSIIRTETYTPSIKTEEYLVQLPGQPFPTKRTRIIYYEKKTRITDSPDIFGNVSLGYDIGGFSGRISYFYQGEFYNGFSADGLSNNIQKQFGRLDLSLKQEIINNLSIGLNVNNLTNVKEGTFLEDIIYGYTLDASSYRYGTTADLWFRITM; encoded by the coding sequence GTGAAAAAATTAACATTTTTTAAAAATTCATTGTTTCTATTAATGGTAATTCCAACTTTTTTATATTCAAATGGTAAATTAAAAGGAATAGTTTCAGATTCTCTTTCCAATGAAACACTTGTTGGCGCTAACATAATTCTTGATGGAACTTCACTTGGTGCAGCTACCGATATTGAAGGACAATATTATATCACTTCAATACCAGCCGGAATTTATAAATTGAAATGCTCTTATATTGGTTATGAACCAAAGGAAATTTCTATAACTATTATTGATGATAAAACTCTTGAAATCAATTTTTCACTTATATATATGTCTGTTGAAGGTGAACAAGTTGTTGTTACTGCCCAAGCTCTTGGACAAGCAGCAGCAATAAATCAGCAATTAACATCAAATACAATTGTGAACGTTATTTCTGAACAAAAAATAAAGGAATTACCCGATGCAAATGCTGCGGAAGCTTTAGGACGCTTACCAGGTGTTTCAATTGTTCGTTCTGGCGGTGAGGCAAGTAAAATTGTACTACGTGGTTTAAATCAAAATCTCACTACAATAACATTAGATGGAATTAAATTGTCTCCAACTGATGCAGATTCAAGAGGTATTGATCTAAGTACAATTTCTCAAGGTTCTTTATCTGGTATAGTATTATCAAAAGCTATTACTTCAGATATGGAAGCAGAAGCAATTGCTGGAAATGTTAATTTTGTTACAAAAACTGCTCCTGAAATCAGAGAGATTCAGGTTGACGCTTTCGGATCGTATGGATCAATCGATGATACATATAATCAATATAATTTTTTAGGACGATACGGAGAGAGGTTTTTTGATAATCTTCTTGGTGTTCAAGCATTTGGTAATCTTGAAAAAAGAAATCGTAGTAGTGAAAATTATGGCATTGGTTATGACTTTTATAATAATAGATCGACTTATCAAATTCAAAATTTTTCACTTACCTATACACCAGAAACTAGGAAAAGATTCGGCGGGAAAATTCTTTTAGATTTTAGAACTCCAGATAATGGTATAATAAAACTTAATGCAGATTATAACAGAACCGAAAGAAGATTTTCAACAATATCAAGAAATTATCCAGTAACCGGGGCGGATGTTGGGTATGATTTTTTTGGGGCGGATATTAATACTGACATTAAAAATATTTCATTGCAAGGGCAGAATAATTTATTCAACTGGCAAATAAATTGGAATTTTTCTTTCTCTGAATCCAATTCTGAAACCCCATATAGTAATACAATGCATTTAAACGAAGTTAATTCATCTTCAAATGGAGTCCCAATATCGGGTATGGAATTTGTTCCAAATGATTTAAGACAAACTACGTCATACGAAGATCTTATTCCTTTTGCTATAAATAACTTTGGGTTGGCTTATTTTAATAGAACAGAAGCAAGGACATCGGAAAATTTGGATAACGAAAAAACATTTTTCGTTGATTTAAAGAATGATTATAATTTTTTGGATATGTCTGGAGAAGTAAAATTCGGAGTTAAATATCGTTCTAAATATCATAAAAGAAATTCAACATTAACTCAAGCGAGATATTACCTTGGACTTGGTTTTTATAATTCTATACTTCTTCCTGATGGAACTTATAAACAAAAAGAACTTTCCAAATATGGTTATGATAATTTGCAGATGTTATCCGGTTTAATTCTTCTTCCAAATTTCATCAATGATAAAACACGCGATATTTATGGTAAATATTTATTGAATCCAATGATTGATGTAGAACGTGCAAGAGCCTGGTATGAAATGAATATTAATGGAATTAATCCTATAACTCATGTACATGAATATATACCAGATCATTCCGAAGATGGTACCAATTATAACCTTAATGAAGATGTTGCTTCCGGATATTTAATGAATACGCTGAATTTTGGAACAATTGCAACACTTATTACCGGATTAAGAATAGAATCAGATAATAATACATATAATGCACTTTATTCACCTTATATTCTAACAGAATGGTCTACTTTCACTGACACAACCAAAAATCATGCAGAAGCAATTCTTTTACCAAATATACATTTAATATTAAAACCTACTGATTACTTAAATGTAAGATTTGCTGCTTTTAGAGGATTGGAGAGACCAAACTTTAACTTCAGACTTCCAACTTATGTAATTGGAAATCAAGGCTCTGCATTTGACGATAAAGCTTTTGTCATCTTAGGTAATACAAATTTGAAAAATGCAGAAGCTTGGAATTTTGAAGTAAATACGCAATTATTTAGCAACACAATAGGATTATTCTCTGTGTCAGCATTCTATAAAAAGATTAAAAATGAAGTACATCAACTTTGGCATACTCCAATTATTAATAAAGCAACTTCAGATAGTTTAGGTATAAAGTTTATTAATGATACTCCGCCATTTAGTGGCTCACCGTATTCACTAATTTATCCCTATAATTCAAGTAAACCTACAAGTGTTTGGGGTTTTGAAGTTGAACATCAAGCAAATTTAAGATATTTACCTGGCTTGTTAAGCAATATAGTACTTAGTTATAATTTTTCTATTATAAGAACAGAAACCTATACTCCTTCTATTAAAACCGAAGAATATTTAGTCCAACTTCCCGGACAACCTTTTCCGACTAAAAGAACGAGGATAATATACTATGAAAAGAAAACAAGAATTACTGATTCGCCCGATATTTTTGGAAATGTGTCATTAGGTTATGATATTGGCGGTTTCTCAGGTCGTATTTCTTATTTCTATCAAGGTGAATTTTATAATGGATTTTCAGCTGATGGGCTATCTAACAACATTCAAAAGCAATTTGGCAGATTGGATTTATCTCTTAAACAAGAAATTATTAACAACTTATCTATTGGTTTGAATGTTAATAATCTAACTAATGTAAAAGAAGGCACTTTTCTTGAAGACATAATTTATGGTTATACATTAGACGCATCTAGCTATAGATATGGCACAACAGCTGATCTTTGGTTTAGAATAACAATGTAA
- a CDS encoding MFS transporter, translating to MNRNFYIVVLIFLTFFVISLITNILGALNPDVINSFKLSLTLSAFLPFAFFIAYGVMSIPAGILVEKYKEKKTMIVAFSFALVGSLIFSIFPHYLVFLPSLFLMGAGMAMLQVAINPLLRVSGGEEHFAFNSVVAQLVFGGASFLSPMLLTYLVTNLNEPYTNNYVKSIFSSFIPSNLPWISLYVIFTLILIIMITVIFFSKFPEVKRIDDEKSGNWNTHKNLFKNKTVILYFFGIFAYVGTEQGVSYWISKFLYTYHNFDPLTIGSSIVGWFWGMMSVGCLVGLGLLKLFDSRKILIGASIISAIFLALALFGSSAISLYSFPAVGFSISVMWSIIFSLALNSLENHHGSFAGILCTAIIGGAIVQLIIGWLGDIFGLRIGMMFIFLTLAYIFTIGIWAKPIINNETIKIMRSDK from the coding sequence ATGAATAGAAACTTCTACATTGTAGTTTTAATCTTTTTGACATTTTTTGTTATTTCATTAATTACAAATATTCTTGGTGCGTTAAACCCGGATGTAATAAATAGTTTCAAATTAAGTTTAACACTTTCCGCATTTCTTCCTTTTGCATTTTTTATTGCATACGGCGTAATGTCAATTCCGGCTGGAATTTTAGTGGAAAAGTATAAAGAAAAGAAAACTATGATTGTTGCATTTTCGTTTGCATTAGTCGGCTCTTTAATTTTTTCAATTTTTCCCCATTACCTTGTTTTTCTTCCTTCACTATTTTTAATGGGCGCAGGAATGGCAATGCTTCAAGTAGCAATCAATCCATTATTAAGAGTTTCCGGAGGTGAAGAACATTTTGCATTTAATTCGGTAGTAGCACAATTAGTTTTTGGCGGTGCATCTTTTCTTTCTCCAATGTTATTAACATATCTCGTTACAAATTTAAATGAACCTTATACAAATAATTATGTTAAATCAATTTTCTCAAGCTTTATTCCTTCAAATCTTCCGTGGATTTCTCTTTATGTAATCTTTACACTTATTCTAATAATTATGATAACAGTAATTTTTTTCTCCAAATTTCCTGAAGTAAAAAGAATTGATGATGAAAAATCCGGTAATTGGAATACACATAAAAATTTATTCAAAAATAAAACTGTGATTTTATACTTTTTTGGAATATTCGCTTATGTGGGAACTGAGCAGGGAGTATCTTACTGGATTTCCAAATTCCTTTACACTTACCATAATTTTGATCCGCTGACAATTGGATCATCAATCGTTGGATGGTTTTGGGGAATGATGTCGGTTGGATGTCTTGTTGGTTTGGGTTTACTCAAACTTTTTGATAGCAGAAAAATTCTAATCGGTGCTTCAATTATTTCGGCAATATTTTTAGCTTTGGCATTATTTGGATCAAGCGCAATTTCGCTATATTCATTTCCGGCAGTTGGTTTTTCTATTTCGGTTATGTGGTCAATAATATTTTCTCTCGCGTTAAACTCACTTGAAAATCATCATGGTTCTTTTGCCGGAATTTTATGTACAGCAATAATCGGCGGAGCAATTGTACAATTAATTATCGGCTGGCTTGGTGATATTTTTGGTCTAAGAATTGGAATGATGTTTATCTTTTTAACTCTTGCATATATTTTCACAATAGGAATTTGGGCAAAACCAATTATAAATAATGAAACGATAAAAATTATGAGAAGCGATAAATAG
- a CDS encoding glycoside hydrolase family 88 protein, which produces MKINDSNTPLHLLRPDYSIPYQIPKENHIVKKLLKVLEFLEKSTPSNLENNLNNKKIGGKVVIDENTIIPKSQFRLTSYEWGVTYAGLLQLGEITGIEKFSNYTKKRLKLISDLSQFYLNNKENIIDEKSTIYSVVNPAALDDAGAICASMIKAELFGLDFNIRPLIDNFINYISKKQYRFSDGTLARNRPYKNTLWLDDLFMSVPALALMGKITNNKLYFDDATKQVLQFSKLMFEKENGLYFHGWVEKMNTKPKFYWARANGWAVMALVELLTVLPKNHRKYSSVLDQFKNHLNGLISFQSGSGFWHQLINRTDSYLETSATAIITYSICKAINEGLIDKLAFAPIAILGWNAISTKINNSGQIEGTCVGTGMGFDSAFYYHRPVNKFAAHGYGTMFLAGAEIIRLLQNNKFSIVEGSIQLEDN; this is translated from the coding sequence ATGAAAATAAATGATTCAAATACACCGTTACATTTATTAAGACCGGATTACAGCATTCCGTATCAAATTCCTAAAGAAAATCATATTGTAAAAAAATTACTAAAAGTATTAGAATTTCTTGAAAAATCAACGCCATCAAATTTGGAGAACAACTTAAATAATAAAAAAATCGGCGGTAAAGTTGTTATTGATGAAAATACAATAATTCCAAAAAGTCAATTTAGATTAACAAGTTATGAGTGGGGAGTAACTTATGCCGGATTATTGCAATTAGGTGAAATTACCGGCATAGAAAAATTTAGTAATTATACAAAAAAAAGATTGAAATTGATTTCTGATTTGAGTCAGTTTTATTTAAATAATAAAGAAAATATAATTGATGAAAAATCTACAATTTACTCTGTAGTAAATCCCGCTGCATTGGATGACGCCGGTGCAATTTGTGCATCAATGATAAAAGCTGAATTGTTCGGATTAGATTTTAACATACGCCCATTGATAGATAATTTTATTAATTACATAAGCAAAAAACAATACAGATTTAGCGATGGAACGTTAGCAAGAAATAGACCTTATAAAAATACTTTATGGCTTGATGATTTATTTATGAGTGTTCCAGCGCTTGCATTAATGGGAAAAATTACAAATAATAAATTATACTTTGATGATGCAACAAAACAAGTTTTACAATTTTCAAAACTAATGTTTGAAAAAGAAAATGGTTTGTATTTTCACGGCTGGGTTGAAAAAATGAATACGAAGCCTAAATTTTATTGGGCAAGAGCAAACGGCTGGGCTGTTATGGCGTTGGTAGAACTTTTAACAGTTTTGCCCAAAAATCATAGAAAATATTCCTCGGTTTTGGATCAATTTAAAAATCATTTAAACGGATTAATTTCTTTTCAATCGGGATCCGGATTTTGGCATCAATTAATAAATAGAACGGATAGTTATTTAGAAACTTCTGCAACTGCGATTATTACATATTCAATATGCAAAGCAATTAACGAAGGCTTAATTGATAAATTAGCTTTTGCACCAATTGCAATACTTGGATGGAATGCAATAAGTACAAAAATAAATAATAGCGGTCAAATTGAAGGAACTTGTGTCGGCACGGGAATGGGATTTGATTCAGCTTTCTATTATCATCGTCCGGTAAATAAATTTGCCGCACATGGTTACGGAACAATGTTTTTAGCTGGAGCCGAGATTATTCGTTTACTTCAAAATAATAAATTCAGTATTGTAGAAGGTTCAATACAATTGGAAGATAATTAA
- a CDS encoding alpha/beta hydrolase, which translates to MKKYFLLVIIYGTFSTILLGQNFKLPLWEKNVPNQNDIKVDEKIQITDIMRITEVDKPMIEVYLPEKKYATGEAVVIFPGGGYRILAYDYEGTDVAKWLNSFGIAGIVVKYRLPHTPNNIEGRLSPFLDAQRALRLTRFHSKDWGIDSNKIGIMGFSAGGHLASTLGTHFEDNFFTTDKIDSINCRPDFMILMYPVITFKTPNLHSGSRTNLIGENADSNLINYYSNELHISENTPPTFLVHAEDDGGVPVENSLMFYKNLKKYKIPSEIHIFEKGGHGFGLAIGKGRLEKWKDLCISWIKSITSN; encoded by the coding sequence ATGAAAAAATATTTTCTGCTCGTAATTATTTACGGAACTTTTTCTACAATATTATTAGGTCAAAATTTCAAGTTACCACTTTGGGAAAAAAATGTTCCCAACCAAAATGATATCAAAGTTGATGAAAAAATTCAAATAACAGATATTATGCGGATTACCGAAGTTGATAAACCTATGATTGAAGTTTATTTGCCAGAAAAAAAATATGCAACCGGTGAAGCCGTAGTAATTTTTCCGGGAGGCGGATATAGAATTTTAGCGTATGATTATGAAGGTACAGATGTTGCCAAATGGCTTAATTCATTTGGCATTGCGGGAATAGTCGTGAAATATAGATTACCTCACACACCGAATAATATTGAAGGAAGGCTTTCTCCTTTTTTGGACGCTCAAAGAGCTCTTAGGTTAACAAGATTTCATTCAAAAGATTGGGGAATTGATTCAAATAAAATTGGAATAATGGGTTTTTCTGCCGGCGGACATTTAGCTTCAACTTTAGGGACTCATTTTGAAGATAACTTTTTTACGACTGATAAAATTGATTCAATAAACTGCAGACCCGATTTTATGATTTTAATGTATCCAGTTATAACATTTAAAACACCAAATTTACATTCCGGTTCAAGAACAAATCTTATAGGTGAAAATGCAGATAGTAATTTGATAAATTATTATTCGAATGAGTTGCATATTTCGGAAAATACTCCACCGACTTTTTTGGTACATGCGGAAGATGACGGAGGTGTTCCAGTTGAAAATAGTTTGATGTTTTATAAAAACTTAAAAAAGTATAAAATCCCAAGTGAAATACATATTTTTGAAAAAGGCGGACACGGTTTCGGATTGGCAATAGGCAAAGGCAGATTAGAGAAGTGGAAAGATTTATGCATTAGTTGGATTAAAAGTATTACTTCAAATTAG